A window of Natrinema versiforme contains these coding sequences:
- a CDS encoding type II toxin-antitoxin system PemK/MazF family toxin gives MSEDSEIRRGDVVIVRLDPAEGHEMKKTRPAVVVQNDVGNKNASTTIVAPATGTYRGYPFEILIEAVDSPFEKDSSIRLDQIRVVSIEKRIHSVLGSLDRESMEAVDEALKLSLGLN, from the coding sequence CGCGGCGACGTTGTTATCGTTCGGCTTGATCCTGCGGAAGGGCACGAGATGAAGAAAACTCGTCCTGCGGTAGTCGTCCAGAACGACGTTGGGAATAAAAATGCTAGTACGACTATCGTTGCACCTGCGACGGGGACATATCGGGGGTATCCGTTCGAGATTCTCATTGAAGCAGTGGACTCGCCGTTCGAGAAAGATTCCTCGATTCGCCTCGATCAAATTCGTGTCGTCTCCATCGAAAAACGGATTCACTCGGTGCTTGGAAGTCTCGATAGAGAGTCGATGGAGGCAGTGGACGAAGCGTTGAAACTGAGCCTCGGACTGAACTGA
- a CDS encoding chorismate mutase, with amino-acid sequence MTREPTDTATDGGIDEEERTPEEMDLDELREEIRTIDQEIVELIAQRTYVADTIAAVKDEQGLPTTDEKQEQQVMDRAGDNAEQFDVDANLVKAIFRLLIELNKVEQRDSR; translated from the coding sequence ATGACTCGAGAGCCAACGGACACAGCGACGGACGGTGGAATCGACGAGGAGGAACGCACGCCTGAGGAGATGGACCTCGACGAACTGCGCGAGGAGATCCGGACGATCGATCAGGAGATCGTCGAACTGATCGCCCAGCGAACGTACGTCGCGGACACGATCGCGGCGGTCAAGGACGAACAGGGGCTGCCGACGACCGACGAGAAACAGGAACAGCAGGTCATGGACCGGGCGGGCGACAACGCCGAACAGTTCGACGTCGACGCGAATCTGGTCAAGGCGATCTTCCGGCTGTTGATCGAACTGAACAAAGTAGAGCAAAGGGATAGTAGATAG